Genomic DNA from Jonesia denitrificans DSM 20603:
GTCGGTGAGAGTAGTGCTCAGTGGGGTGTGGAGGAAAGCGTAGGCAAGGTACCCCACGATGAAGGTTCCTGCGGTCATGACGAGGTCTCGTCGCACTGTGGGTGGTGTGGAGGGGCGTGGCGTGGTGGCCGGTTGCCGTGTCATAGTGGCTCGATTCTATGGCATTGGCGTGGTCTTCTTGTGGCGATTGCCACTCATTCGTGCACGGAGGCTTCACAGTTTTTACTCAGGTAAACCGAAGTAAAGGCCCATAGTTGTGTGCGACAGTATGGAGAGAACATTTCTTTACTGGCGCTCATGATGTGATCATTGTGGGTTTTCGGCAGGCATCCTGCTTGCCGTCGGATCGATTACCTGGCACGGGAGGCGCGATGTCGACCATTCTCATCGTTGAAGACGAACCAGCAATTGCCACCGCAATTGCGCAACGCCTCACTGCTGAGGGGTGGAGAACTGAGGTTGCCCGCGATGGGTTGGCGGCCGTTGACGCTGCTGCTCGCTTACAGCCAGACGCTGTGGTGTTGGATGTCATGCTTCCAGGAATTGATGGGCTTGAGGTGTGTCGTCGGATTCAGGCTGACCGCCCGGTACCGGTGTTGATGCTCACTGCGCGCGATGATGAGACTGACATGTTGGTTGGCCTTGGTGTGGGTGCAGATGACTACATGACAAAACCGTTTTCGATGCGTGAGTTGGTGGCACGGTTGAAGGCACTGTTACGGCGGGTGGATCGCGCTGCACAGGCGTCGGTGTCTCCTGCTGAGGAGTCGAAGATCACGGTGGGTGATGTTGTGGTGGACCGCCAACAGCGTCGTGTGTACCGGGGGGTTGAGGAGATTCATCTGACGCCAACTGAGTTCGATTTGTTGGTGATGTTGGCGTCTGCCCCGAAGACTGTGCTCACTCGTGAGCGTCTGCTTGCTGAGGTGTGGGACTGGGTCGATGCGAGCGGGACTCGCACTGTCGATTCGCATATTAAGGCGTTGCGGCGAAAGCTTGGGGCTGACCTTATTCGTACTGTGCACGGTGTTGGGTATGCGTTTGAGCCTCCTGAGGAGGACGCCCCGTAGCGTGCGCCTGTTGTTGCCCATTCCACGTGTGGTGCGTTGTGTTCCGTGAGGTGTTGGTGTGGATTCTCGTCAGCCGCCGCGTTTAAAGGCGTCGCTTCCCGATGTGCGCCCTTTGGATCGTGCCCGGTCCCTGAAGGTGAAACTGTCGGTGGTTGTGGTGGTTTCGGTGCTCATTGCCGCGTCGATTACATGGTTGGGGTTGCGTAACGGGTTGGGACCGACCAAAACCTTTCCGTTGGCGATTATTTTTTCGCTGTCGTTTACGTTGTTGATTGCACGCGGAATGACTTCTCCGTTACGGGAGATGACAGCAGCGGTGAGCGCCATGGCGGAGGGTGATTATTCGCAGCGTGTCCGGGCCACCAGTCATGACGAGGTAGGGCAATTGGCGTTGGCGTTTAATGCCATGGTTGAGGAGATCGCGTCTTCTGACCAGATTCGGCGCGACGTCATTGCCAACGTGTCGCATGAATTGCGCACCCCTGTTGCGGCATTGCACGCTCAGTTGGAGAACTTGGTTGATGGGGTTGTTGAGCCGACCCCGGCAACGTTGCATACGGCGCTCACGCAAACGGAGCGCCTTTCGCGGCTGATTTCTTATCTTCTTGATTTGTCTCGTATTGAGGCCGGGGCCGCGGAACTTCGGGTCAAGGAGTTCGCTGTTGGGGATTTCCTGGAAGACGCTGTCGGCGCGTTGACCATGCTTGAGGCGGGCAAGCAACTGGATTTTGTGGTTGATGTTGATCCCGGTGATTTAACAATCACCTCTGACCCTGAACGTCTGCGACAGATTGTCACGAACCTGGTGCAAAATGCGATTCGGCATTCGCCTTATGGGGGCACTGTCACTGTTGTTGCACGGGAGGAGGGGGACGAGGTGTTGCTGGACTTCCTCGACGAGGGACCAGGGATCGCCGTCGAGGACCGGGAACGTATTTTCCAGCGCTTTGCTCGTGGTGGCCCAAACTCTCGGTCGGTGAATCACCCGACCTCTGGTGGGACTGGAATTGGGTTGGCAATTGTTCGGTGGGCAGTGGACCTGCATGGCGGTTCGGTTCGGGCACTGGAGGCACCAAAGGGCGCGAGAATACACGTCCGGCTACCCAAGAACCATACTTTGGTTGGACATCAGCCCTCGTAGGATGAAGGCATGGCCTCATCTTCTGACATTATCGTCTCGCACGTTACGAAGGAGTTCGGTCCGGTTCGCGCTGTTGACGATTTGTCGTTTACGGTGCGTTCGGGGCGCGTCACTGGTTTCTTGGGTCCTAATGGGTCTGGGAAAACGACGACGCTGCGAATTCTGCTGGGTTTGGTCCGCGCATCGTCAGGCGAAGCAACGTTCGCCGGTACTCGGTACGCGGATCTGACTCACCCCCTCACCCACGTGGGAGCGTCGCTCGAGGCGACGAGTTTCCACCCAGGGCGTTCCGCGCTGAACCATTTGCGCTCGTATGCGCCTCTTGCCCAGGCTGACGATGCGCGTTGCCGTGACTTGTTAGCACTGGTGGGGTTGGCACAGGTTGCCGATCAGCGCATCGGCGGTTTTTCTTTGGGGATGCGCCAGCGTCTTGCTTTGGCTGCGTCCCTGCTGGGCGACCCCGATTATTTACTTCTCGATGAGCCCGCGAACGGGTTGGATCCCGCTGGTATTCGGTGGTTGCGTGGGTTCTTGCGGTCACTTGCTCAGCAAGGCAAGACCGTGTTGGTGTCGTCGCACATGCTGTCGGAGGTGCAGCACTCAGTCGATGATGTGGTCATCATCTCGCGCGGGCAACTGCGCCACCAGTCGTCCATGGAGGGACTTGCCGCCCTGTCTGTCCCGCGTGTCCGGGTTGCCAGCCCTGATGTGGACAAACTAGCGGGGATCGCCCAATCACAGGGGTGGACTATTGTGCAGTCGCACCCGGCCTCCTCGGAGCGTCCAGGCGTGTTGGACCTCGAAGGTGTTGGGCTTGCTGCTGTGGGTGAAGCTGCTTTTGTCGCGGGTGTCATGGTGCAGGAACTCACTGACCTGACGGAATCACTAGAAGATGTCTTTTTGCGTTTAACTGAGGGGATGAACTGATGCGTCAGGTCATTGTGAGTGAGTACCGCAAACTGGTCACCACTCGGATGTGGTGGGTGTTGCTCATCATCATGACGGCTTACATGGCCTTGACTGCGGGCATGCTTGCAGCGTTGTTTGGTATGGGCGAGTCGGGGTCGTTGGGCGCCGAGGGCGCTCCGGTGTCGATGATGTCTGATGAGCAGATCACTGCCGCGGTGTACACAACAGCTGTGTCCTTTGGGTACGTGTTCCCTGCGGTTATTGGGGTGATGTCCTTTGGTGGCGAGTTCCGCCACAAAACAATCACCGACACGTTGTTGGCGGTTCCGCATCGCACCCGCCTGTTGGGCGCAAAGCTCATTTCGGCTCTTCCGATGGGGCTCATGTATGGGGTGGCAGGCACCGCCGGTTGCGTTGCTGTCGGAGCTGGTATTTTTGCTGCTTTTGACATTGATCCCATGCTGTCGTCTGGGGAGACCTGGGAAATCATTGGTCGTTCCGTGTTGGCGTTGACCATGTGGCTCATCACAGGGGTGGCGTTGGGGGCATGGCTCACTAATCAGGTTGCCGCCATTGTTGTCCTGCTTGTGTTCACGCAGTTCGTGGAACCCATTGTGCGCATGTTCTTACCGCAGTTGTCCTGGGGCGAGGGTGTGGCCAAGTATCTGCCTGGCGCGGCAGGGGACGCGATTGCTGGGGGAAGTTTCTTCTCCACGGTCGGCACTGAACTGTTGCCGATGTGGCAAGGGGTCCTTGTGTTGGCCGCGTACACAGTGGTGTTCGCGCTTGTTGGTCGGTTGACGTCACTGGCACGAGACATCTCGTAATGGTGTGTCGACCCATGGTGCACTGACCGCGCCGCGAGTCCATAATATGGACGCTTTGGAATCCGGCCCTCTTGTTCGCTTCAAGCGAACAAGAGGGCCGGTTCGTCATTTCTTCACCTCCCACCAACCAAAACCCACTGCCCCCACCGGAAAACTGGCAGTATTTTGACGACACCAAAGCACCCCATGGAAGGCCCTTTACCCACAGATAACAGCGTTCCTCCGATCCTCCACTTCCGCACCACATCTACACCCGCCCACCGGGCCAACCTCACAGAACTTCTAGGCCCAAGGCCCTACCCTAGTGAGAGGAAGCCACCACACCCGGTGGAAACAATGCGTGAAAGTGGGCGAACCCAACGTGTCCTCCAATGCTGAGTCAACGTCGATCGGCACCTCAAACACCGACTTCGGAGCCAACGAATGGCTTGTCGACGAAATCCGCGAGCAATACCTCGCGAACCCCGACTCCGTCGCACCAGAATGGCGTGAATACTTCGCCTCCGCGACCCCCGCACCAGCAACAACCCCCACCACCCCAGCCCCCGCCCCACGCGAGTCGCAAGCAGAACGCGAAACCCGCAAACAACACCAGGCAGCCACCGTGAGCACACCAGAACCCACAAGTGCCCCCAGCCCAGAACGGCCCGTCGCGACCGCGCAGCCTGCCACCGCACCCTACGCAGCCCAAGCAAAACGCGCATCGAAAGTCGTTAACGACGACACACCCGACAACATCGAACGCCTCAAAGGCCCAGCCGCGCGACTCATCAAAAACA
This window encodes:
- a CDS encoding sensor histidine kinase, encoding MDSRQPPRLKASLPDVRPLDRARSLKVKLSVVVVVSVLIAASITWLGLRNGLGPTKTFPLAIIFSLSFTLLIARGMTSPLREMTAAVSAMAEGDYSQRVRATSHDEVGQLALAFNAMVEEIASSDQIRRDVIANVSHELRTPVAALHAQLENLVDGVVEPTPATLHTALTQTERLSRLISYLLDLSRIEAGAAELRVKEFAVGDFLEDAVGALTMLEAGKQLDFVVDVDPGDLTITSDPERLRQIVTNLVQNAIRHSPYGGTVTVVAREEGDEVLLDFLDEGPGIAVEDRERIFQRFARGGPNSRSVNHPTSGGTGIGLAIVRWAVDLHGGSVRALEAPKGARIHVRLPKNHTLVGHQPS
- a CDS encoding response regulator transcription factor, coding for MSTILIVEDEPAIATAIAQRLTAEGWRTEVARDGLAAVDAAARLQPDAVVLDVMLPGIDGLEVCRRIQADRPVPVLMLTARDDETDMLVGLGVGADDYMTKPFSMRELVARLKALLRRVDRAAQASVSPAEESKITVGDVVVDRQQRRVYRGVEEIHLTPTEFDLLVMLASAPKTVLTRERLLAEVWDWVDASGTRTVDSHIKALRRKLGADLIRTVHGVGYAFEPPEEDAP
- a CDS encoding ATP-binding cassette domain-containing protein; protein product: MASSSDIIVSHVTKEFGPVRAVDDLSFTVRSGRVTGFLGPNGSGKTTTLRILLGLVRASSGEATFAGTRYADLTHPLTHVGASLEATSFHPGRSALNHLRSYAPLAQADDARCRDLLALVGLAQVADQRIGGFSLGMRQRLALAASLLGDPDYLLLDEPANGLDPAGIRWLRGFLRSLAQQGKTVLVSSHMLSEVQHSVDDVVIISRGQLRHQSSMEGLAALSVPRVRVASPDVDKLAGIAQSQGWTIVQSHPASSERPGVLDLEGVGLAAVGEAAFVAGVMVQELTDLTESLEDVFLRLTEGMN
- a CDS encoding ABC transporter permease, whose translation is MRQVIVSEYRKLVTTRMWWVLLIIMTAYMALTAGMLAALFGMGESGSLGAEGAPVSMMSDEQITAAVYTTAVSFGYVFPAVIGVMSFGGEFRHKTITDTLLAVPHRTRLLGAKLISALPMGLMYGVAGTAGCVAVGAGIFAAFDIDPMLSSGETWEIIGRSVLALTMWLITGVALGAWLTNQVAAIVVLLVFTQFVEPIVRMFLPQLSWGEGVAKYLPGAAGDAIAGGSFFSTVGTELLPMWQGVLVLAAYTVVFALVGRLTSLARDIS